One genomic segment of Pseudonocardia sp. T1-2H includes these proteins:
- a CDS encoding SsgA family sporulation/cell division regulator codes for MTSDSVQQDMFTVLHGQPAPVVTRWTYTATDPFAVTLAVRTRHDRWVEWLVGRDLVLEGLSRPTGDGDIRMSPQLVQGYDIVEIEIRSTDGRAVLEVDRDLLRHFVDSTAEMIAFGEESDRMDLDGMIERISQSCAE; via the coding sequence ATGACGAGCGACTCCGTCCAGCAGGACATGTTCACCGTGCTGCACGGGCAGCCGGCGCCGGTCGTGACGCGGTGGACCTACACCGCGACGGACCCGTTCGCCGTCACGCTCGCCGTCCGGACCAGGCACGATCGCTGGGTCGAGTGGCTCGTCGGCCGGGACCTGGTCCTCGAGGGGCTCTCCCGGCCGACGGGTGACGGAGACATCCGGATGAGCCCGCAGCTCGTCCAGGGCTACGACATCGTGGAGATCGAGATCCGCTCGACGGACGGCCGCGCGGTCCTCGAGGTGGACCGGGACCTGCTCCGGCACTTCGTCGACTCGACCGCGGAGATGATCGCGTTCGGTGAGGAGTCCGACCGGATGGACCTCGACGGGATGATCGAGCGGATCAGCCAGAGCTGCGCTGAGTAG
- a CDS encoding cytochrome P450, whose protein sequence is MSTTDRITAGASPTTGCPVDHGRAPAYPFAAPEALDLGPRYKELRAEEPLSRITLPYGGEAWLAVRHADVRTVLADPRFSRAAVVGADVPRARPEIDTQAASILNMDPPEHTRLRKLVARAFTARRVERLRPRAEEITAELLAGMRAAGAPADLMEHLAVPLPVTIICELLGVPVADRDVFRAGADAALSTSSRSPQERLQAGQDMIAYMAGLVARRRAEPTEDLLGALVLARDSEDRLTEAELIGLGIGILVAGHETTMNHIGNFTYALLTGPGAADRLRADPDGVPAAVEELLRHTPLGAGAGFVRIATEDVELGGVTVRAGEGVIVAIHSANRDDAVFDDADALRLDRAVNPHIGFGHGPHHCLGAQLARMELQVAMGALTREFPDLALATPPEDVAWKSGGFVRGPETLMLTW, encoded by the coding sequence ATGTCGACCACCGACCGCATCACCGCCGGCGCGAGCCCGACGACGGGGTGCCCGGTGGACCACGGCCGCGCGCCGGCCTACCCGTTCGCGGCGCCGGAGGCACTCGACCTCGGTCCCCGCTACAAGGAGCTCCGCGCGGAGGAACCGCTCTCCCGGATCACGCTGCCCTACGGTGGCGAGGCCTGGCTGGCCGTCCGGCACGCGGACGTCCGGACCGTGCTGGCCGATCCGCGGTTCAGCCGGGCCGCCGTCGTCGGCGCGGACGTCCCGCGTGCCCGCCCCGAGATCGACACCCAGGCCGCGTCGATCCTGAACATGGACCCGCCGGAGCACACCCGGCTGCGCAAGCTCGTCGCCCGCGCCTTCACCGCACGCCGGGTCGAGCGCCTCCGGCCGCGCGCCGAGGAGATCACCGCCGAGCTCCTCGCCGGGATGCGCGCCGCCGGGGCGCCCGCGGACCTGATGGAGCACCTGGCCGTCCCGCTGCCCGTGACGATCATCTGCGAGCTGCTCGGGGTGCCCGTCGCGGACCGGGACGTGTTCCGCGCTGGGGCCGATGCGGCGCTGTCGACGTCCTCGCGCTCACCGCAGGAGCGGCTGCAGGCGGGTCAGGACATGATCGCGTACATGGCCGGCCTGGTCGCCCGCCGCCGCGCCGAGCCGACGGAGGACCTGCTCGGCGCCCTCGTCCTCGCCCGGGACTCCGAGGACCGGCTGACCGAGGCCGAGCTGATCGGCCTGGGCATCGGCATCCTCGTCGCGGGCCACGAGACGACGATGAACCACATCGGCAACTTCACCTACGCGCTGCTGACCGGCCCCGGCGCCGCCGACCGGCTCCGCGCGGACCCGGACGGCGTGCCGGCCGCCGTCGAGGAGCTGCTGCGGCACACGCCGCTCGGCGCGGGAGCGGGCTTCGTCCGGATCGCGACCGAGGACGTCGAGCTCGGCGGAGTCACCGTCCGCGCGGGCGAGGGCGTGATTGTCGCGATCCACTCGGCGAACCGGGACGATGCCGTGTTCGACGACGCGGACGCGCTCCGGCTGGACCGCGCGGTCAACCCGCACATCGGTTTCGGGCACGGCCCGCACCACTGCCTCGGTGCCCAGCTCGCCCGGATGGAGCTGCAGGTCGCGATGGGCGCGCTGACGCGCGAGTTCCCGGACCTGGCGCTGGCGACGCCACCGGAGGACGTCGCGTGGAAGTCCGGCGGCTTCGTCCGGGGCCCGGAGACCCTGATGCTCACCTGGTGA
- a CDS encoding DUF5313 family protein, translating into MRGRRPDPVRWLWYALGGGLPPRYREWVLHDLTTRSWFARHLFRAVVQMALPGIVLIAVLPVPLWVRLVGVLGGVLVGIPYAVAYAYESAEHRATKAGFPPGTSERVRSEGFAGERAAAAARYAERYRSPDPGPDRPGERPPGS; encoded by the coding sequence GTGCGAGGCAGGAGGCCCGACCCCGTCCGGTGGCTCTGGTACGCGCTGGGCGGGGGCCTTCCGCCGCGCTACCGGGAGTGGGTGCTGCACGACCTGACCACCCGGTCCTGGTTCGCGCGGCACCTGTTCCGGGCGGTGGTGCAGATGGCCCTGCCGGGGATCGTGCTGATCGCGGTGCTGCCGGTGCCGCTGTGGGTTCGGCTGGTCGGCGTCCTCGGGGGTGTGCTGGTGGGAATCCCGTACGCGGTGGCCTACGCCTACGAGTCCGCGGAGCACCGGGCGACGAAGGCGGGCTTCCCGCCGGGGACCTCCGAGCGCGTCCGCAGCGAGGGCTTCGCGGGCGAGCGGGCGGCGGCCGCGGCGCGGTACGCCGAGCGGTACCGGAGTCCCGATCCGGGGCCGGACCGGCCCGGGGAGCGACCACCGGGGAGCTGA
- a CDS encoding FAD-dependent oxidoreductase, whose translation MIIDARTVEPGTAFDAEVCVIGTGPAGAAAAAELASRGADVVVLEGGGKGADREALDTYRGVAGTGAHDPLEAVRQKRLGGSSATWGGRCAPLDDLDLDAREWVPDSGWPIPHAELRRYYPRAQRHLQAGSCEYSAARSGFPESPVPASDVLTWDDTWRWSPPTKLAPRITALATGDQVRLFVHAGVARFDRDPLGGAVTAAVVVPRPGVEITVRARVYLLAAGGLESTRILLASDTDGGAGIGNEHDQLGRHYMTHPVGEVGRIVPTDAGRALALGYVSSGDGVYARRMLALGRRTQEAHRLRNLKAALWFADPKDPAHGDGLLSTFALTYWGLGRARLGFKSAGMHAQYTGTTGIARHLRNVVADLPRVGAFAASWARPRLTGGRILPSFMPLDGAHCRLRFDAEQSPDPANRVTLDRERDALGQRRLRVDYSVSAEDRRSIVTSMRMIGGELQRLGLASVDLSDVEEVLDMPFTDGTHQMGLLRMSESPHTGVVDTDTRVHGCANLFVAGSAVFPTAGAVGPTLALVALACRTAETAFATARNRVQAGTGSSTAS comes from the coding sequence ATGATCATCGATGCCCGCACCGTCGAACCCGGGACCGCGTTCGACGCCGAGGTGTGCGTGATCGGCACCGGCCCGGCGGGCGCCGCCGCGGCGGCCGAGCTCGCCTCCCGGGGTGCGGACGTCGTGGTCCTGGAGGGCGGCGGCAAGGGCGCCGACCGGGAGGCCCTGGACACCTACCGCGGGGTCGCGGGCACCGGCGCGCACGACCCCCTCGAAGCGGTGCGGCAGAAGCGGCTCGGCGGCAGCAGCGCGACGTGGGGCGGGCGCTGCGCGCCGCTCGACGACCTGGACCTCGACGCGCGGGAATGGGTCCCGGACAGCGGCTGGCCGATCCCGCACGCGGAGCTGCGCCGGTACTACCCCCGCGCCCAGCGGCACCTGCAGGCCGGGTCCTGCGAGTACTCCGCGGCCCGCTCGGGTTTCCCGGAGTCGCCCGTCCCGGCCTCGGACGTCCTGACCTGGGACGACACCTGGCGCTGGAGCCCGCCCACGAAGCTCGCCCCGCGGATCACCGCCCTCGCCACGGGAGACCAGGTGCGGCTGTTCGTGCACGCCGGGGTGGCGCGGTTCGACCGCGATCCCCTCGGCGGCGCGGTCACCGCCGCCGTCGTGGTGCCGCGGCCGGGGGTGGAGATCACCGTCCGGGCGCGCGTCTACCTGCTGGCGGCGGGCGGGCTGGAGTCGACGCGGATCCTGCTGGCCTCGGACACCGACGGTGGCGCGGGCATCGGCAACGAGCACGACCAGCTCGGCCGGCACTACATGACCCACCCCGTCGGCGAGGTGGGCCGGATCGTGCCGACGGACGCGGGCCGGGCCCTCGCGCTCGGCTACGTGAGCAGCGGCGACGGCGTCTACGCCCGGCGGATGCTGGCGCTCGGTCGCCGCACCCAGGAGGCGCACCGGCTGCGGAACCTCAAGGCGGCGCTCTGGTTCGCGGACCCGAAGGACCCTGCGCACGGCGACGGCCTGCTGTCCACCTTCGCGCTCACCTACTGGGGTCTCGGCCGCGCCCGGCTGGGCTTCAAGTCCGCCGGCATGCACGCCCAGTACACCGGCACCACCGGGATCGCCCGGCACCTGCGCAACGTCGTGGCCGACCTGCCGCGGGTCGGCGCGTTCGCCGCGTCCTGGGCCCGGCCGCGGCTCACCGGCGGCCGGATCCTGCCGTCGTTCATGCCACTGGACGGCGCGCACTGCCGGCTCCGCTTCGACGCGGAGCAGTCCCCGGACCCGGCGAACCGGGTGACACTGGACCGCGAGCGAGACGCGCTCGGCCAGCGCCGGCTCCGGGTGGACTACTCGGTCTCGGCGGAGGACCGGCGGAGCATCGTCACGTCGATGCGCATGATCGGCGGGGAGCTGCAACGGCTGGGGCTCGCCTCGGTCGACCTCTCCGACGTCGAGGAGGTGCTGGACATGCCGTTCACCGACGGGACGCACCAGATGGGCCTGCTGCGGATGTCGGAGTCACCCCACACCGGCGTCGTCGACACCGACACCAGGGTGCACGGATGCGCCAACCTCTTCGTCGCCGGTAGCGCGGTCTTCCCGACGGCCGGCGCAGTCGGGCCCACGCTGGCGCTCGTCGCGCTGGCCTGCCGGACGGCGGAGACGGCGTTCGCCACCGCCCGGAACCGCGTTCAGGCCGGGACGGGGTCCAGCACCGCGTCGTAG
- a CDS encoding enoyl-CoA hydratase/isomerase family protein, with protein MTASTAVGIERLADGVVLVELRRPPHNYFDVPLITALADLYAELDADTAVHAIVLASEGRNFCAGANFGGDGDRTEAISTDVAGSLYAQGVRLFSVGTPVVAAVQGIAIGGGLGLAVSADFRVAGPGTRFSANFSRLGLHQGFGLSVSLPRVVGRQHALDMLLTGRRVGADEALRFGLADRLAATDDGIRADAVALATEIAAAAPLAVRSIRATQKAGLAEEVAAITAHEAAEQLWLRGTADFAEGVAASLQRRAPRFTGS; from the coding sequence ATGACGGCGAGCACGGCGGTGGGGATCGAGCGCCTCGCGGACGGGGTCGTGCTCGTCGAGCTGCGCCGGCCCCCGCACAACTACTTCGACGTGCCGCTGATCACTGCGCTCGCGGACCTCTACGCCGAACTCGACGCGGACACCGCCGTCCACGCGATCGTCCTCGCCAGCGAGGGCCGCAACTTCTGCGCCGGGGCGAACTTCGGCGGCGACGGGGACCGCACGGAGGCCATCTCGACCGACGTCGCCGGGTCGCTCTACGCCCAGGGTGTGCGGCTGTTCTCGGTCGGCACTCCGGTCGTCGCGGCCGTGCAGGGCATCGCGATCGGCGGCGGCCTCGGCCTCGCCGTGTCCGCGGACTTCCGGGTGGCCGGCCCGGGCACCCGGTTCAGCGCGAACTTCTCCCGGCTCGGGTTGCACCAGGGCTTCGGGCTGTCGGTGAGCCTGCCCCGCGTCGTCGGGCGGCAGCACGCGCTGGACATGCTCCTCACCGGGCGACGGGTCGGCGCCGACGAGGCGCTCCGGTTCGGCCTGGCGGACCGCCTCGCCGCCACCGACGACGGGATCCGGGCGGACGCCGTCGCCCTCGCCACCGAGATCGCCGCGGCCGCGCCGCTCGCCGTCCGTAGCATCCGGGCCACGCAGAAGGCCGGGCTGGCCGAGGAGGTGGCCGCGATCACCGCGCACGAGGCGGCCGAGCAGCTGTGGCTGCGCGGCACCGCGGACTTCGCCGAGGGAGTCGCCGCGTCGCTGCAGCGGCGCGCGCCGCGCTTCACCGGGAGCTGA
- a CDS encoding DUF5709 domain-containing protein: MAQIRKSETDDEDEYSPAPDMAETMQLSSEESLTGPFAADPLDAGWVPPDRPVAATDYGVTPAEQRAGETLDSRLRREIPEDAVVTDPDRSGRLEAADTAPDGWPASDGAARDVGPAGGAASAEEAAVHELDDAVDPVVDDGPVGDPEVTASLEEDLHPEDAEVDAGLDVRNDPEFGDAADADLAPGDAASRIDGLPEAGGAAAAADGRADAGPGAFGR; this comes from the coding sequence ATGGCTCAGATCCGCAAGAGCGAGACGGACGACGAGGACGAGTACAGCCCTGCCCCGGACATGGCGGAGACGATGCAGCTCAGCTCCGAGGAGTCGCTGACCGGGCCGTTCGCGGCGGACCCGCTCGACGCCGGGTGGGTGCCGCCGGACCGTCCGGTGGCGGCCACGGACTACGGCGTGACGCCCGCCGAGCAGCGCGCGGGGGAGACGCTCGACTCCCGGCTGCGCCGTGAGATACCTGAGGACGCGGTGGTGACGGATCCCGATCGCAGCGGCCGGCTGGAGGCCGCGGACACGGCCCCGGACGGCTGGCCCGCCAGCGACGGGGCGGCCCGGGACGTCGGGCCCGCCGGGGGCGCCGCGTCGGCCGAGGAGGCCGCGGTGCACGAGCTCGACGACGCGGTGGATCCCGTGGTCGACGACGGCCCCGTGGGCGACCCGGAGGTGACCGCGTCACTGGAGGAGGACCTCCACCCCGAGGACGCCGAGGTGGACGCCGGCCTCGACGTGCGCAACGACCCGGAGTTCGGGGACGCGGCGGACGCGGACCTGGCGCCGGGCGACGCCGCGTCGCGGATCGACGGGTTGCCCGAGGCCGGGGGCGCGGCCGCGGCCGCCGACGGCCGGGCCGACGCAGGGCCCGGAGCCTTCGGCCGCTGA
- the cobF gene encoding precorrin-6A synthase (deacetylating) — MRKVHVIGIGAGNPDHLTVQAVRALNEVDVFFLIGKGEVKDDLAALRTQILATHVPTRNYRVVEARDPERDRGAGAGEGAGSAAYRAAVVDWQDRRAEIYARMIDDELPDGGCGAFLVWGDPSLYDGTLRLLERIRATGTDFEVTSIPGISSVQALAAAHRLILNRIGRPVLITTGRRIAGGLPPDVDDVVVMLDGGTAFAELPDADAADLDIYWGAYLGTPDEVLCSGPLLEVRDEIVTTRTSARARKGWIMDTYLLRRNAGER, encoded by the coding sequence ATGCGAAAGGTGCACGTCATCGGGATCGGCGCGGGGAACCCGGACCACCTCACCGTGCAGGCGGTGCGGGCCCTCAACGAGGTGGACGTCTTCTTCCTCATCGGCAAGGGCGAGGTGAAGGACGATCTCGCCGCCCTCCGGACGCAGATCCTCGCCACGCACGTGCCCACGAGGAACTACCGGGTCGTCGAGGCCCGGGACCCGGAGCGGGACCGGGGCGCCGGGGCGGGGGAGGGCGCGGGCTCGGCGGCCTACCGCGCGGCCGTCGTGGACTGGCAGGACCGGCGCGCCGAGATCTACGCCCGGATGATCGACGACGAGCTGCCCGACGGCGGGTGCGGTGCCTTCCTCGTGTGGGGCGACCCCTCGCTCTACGACGGCACCCTGCGCCTGCTGGAGAGGATCCGCGCGACGGGCACGGACTTCGAGGTGACGTCGATCCCCGGGATCTCCAGCGTCCAGGCCCTCGCGGCCGCGCACCGGCTGATCCTCAACCGGATCGGCCGGCCGGTGCTGATCACCACCGGCCGGCGGATCGCCGGCGGCCTGCCCCCGGACGTCGACGACGTGGTGGTGATGCTCGACGGCGGCACCGCCTTCGCCGAGCTCCCGGACGCCGACGCCGCGGACCTCGACATCTACTGGGGCGCCTACCTCGGGACCCCCGACGAGGTGCTGTGCTCCGGGCCGCTGCTCGAGGTCCGGGACGAGATCGTGACGACCAGGACCAGCGCTCGCGCCCGCAAGGGCTGGATCATGGACACCTACCTGCTGCGGCGGAATGCGGGGGAACGGTGA
- a CDS encoding AI-2E family transporter, translating to MGRDGPDGKPCDRGALISSGVTVLAWWSVRILLIALGAVLLGTLIGALWTVVLPVIFGVLLTTVLYPPAAWLVRHGWPPALAAGVVLVGALAIVALVFWGIAPSVAGQAGEISAGAVAGLQQIQNLLSGPPFNLGQGQIGAALNSIVAQLQASATTIAGGVLTGVSAVASGLLNVVLALVLAFFFVKDGPRFVPWLVGVTGDRAGRHLRPLLDRTWRTLGGFIRTQALVSLVDAVFIGVGLLILGVPLALPLVVLTFFGGFIPIIGALVAGALAVLVALVTKGFTTALIVLAIIIAVQQIEGNVLQPVLQSRSLKLHGAVVLLAVTAGGALYGIAGAFLAVPVAAVAAEILRYMGQEIDLRTGKGDPEDPTDVLAEDVADPAEPTGAVPAADSGTAPEPAARTDM from the coding sequence GTGGGCCGGGACGGACCGGACGGGAAGCCATGCGACCGCGGCGCCCTGATCAGCTCCGGGGTGACGGTCCTCGCCTGGTGGAGCGTCCGGATCCTGCTGATCGCGCTGGGCGCGGTCCTGCTCGGGACGCTCATCGGCGCCCTCTGGACGGTCGTCCTGCCGGTGATCTTCGGCGTGCTGCTGACGACCGTGCTGTACCCGCCGGCGGCGTGGCTCGTGCGGCACGGGTGGCCCCCGGCGCTCGCCGCCGGCGTCGTGCTCGTGGGGGCGCTGGCGATCGTCGCGCTCGTGTTCTGGGGAATCGCCCCGTCCGTGGCCGGGCAGGCGGGCGAGATCTCCGCGGGCGCCGTGGCGGGCCTGCAGCAGATCCAGAACCTGCTCTCCGGGCCGCCCTTCAACCTGGGGCAGGGCCAGATCGGCGCGGCGCTGAACAGCATCGTCGCCCAGCTGCAGGCCAGCGCCACCACCATCGCAGGAGGGGTGCTCACCGGGGTCTCGGCCGTCGCGTCCGGGCTGCTCAACGTGGTCCTCGCGCTTGTCCTGGCGTTCTTCTTCGTCAAGGACGGGCCGCGGTTCGTGCCGTGGCTCGTCGGCGTCACCGGCGATCGCGCCGGCCGGCATCTGCGGCCCCTGCTGGACCGCACCTGGCGCACACTCGGCGGCTTCATCCGCACCCAGGCGCTGGTCAGCCTGGTGGACGCGGTCTTCATCGGGGTCGGGCTGCTGATCCTCGGCGTGCCGCTGGCGCTGCCGCTGGTGGTGCTGACCTTCTTCGGCGGCTTCATCCCGATCATCGGGGCCCTGGTCGCCGGGGCGCTCGCGGTGCTGGTCGCGCTGGTCACCAAGGGCTTCACCACGGCGCTCATCGTGCTGGCGATCATCATCGCGGTGCAGCAGATCGAGGGCAACGTGCTGCAACCGGTCCTGCAGAGCCGCAGCCTGAAGCTGCACGGGGCGGTCGTCCTGCTCGCGGTGACGGCCGGTGGTGCGCTCTACGGCATCGCGGGAGCGTTCCTCGCGGTACCGGTCGCCGCCGTCGCGGCGGAGATCCTGCGCTACATGGGCCAGGAGATCGACCTGCGCACCGGGAAGGGCGACCCCGAGGACCCCACGGACGTCCTCGCGGAGGACGTGGCGGACCCGGCCGAGCCCACCGGGGCGGTGCCGGCGGCGGACTCCGGCACGGCTCCGGAGCCCGCGGCAAGGACCGATATGTGA
- a CDS encoding C40 family peptidase — MTEQRARHRAGEQSDASAAERSLSAAELLARLAPPGTERRTERPTRHAAPEQDTPPAGLPEGWVGNADPSAVTRVIRAQPFATPPFPRSPRTAAAAVSVTVLGATAVLTSVGGSVPAGVTAALTTTGTGSMRAVPEGENVQLVSASAPSAMNSTLGSAVGRANEAFPAVFDRADAAGIAANNLALARAAEQKAAAEKLARTKAAQARSALSTQPARAAGSGSGSGDVSAPAASTGSGLGAKALALATGKLGKPYVWGAAGPNSFDCSGLVQWAFSQVGKSLPHSSNAQSQLGTPVDQANLQPGDLVFFYSPVSHVGIYAGNGKILNASTSGEPVKYSDMVNMPFHNAVRL, encoded by the coding sequence ATGACCGAACAGCGTGCGCGCCACCGCGCGGGCGAGCAGTCCGATGCGTCCGCCGCCGAGCGCTCCCTCTCGGCCGCGGAACTGCTGGCCAGACTCGCCCCGCCCGGCACCGAGCGCCGTACCGAGCGCCCCACCCGGCACGCCGCCCCGGAGCAGGACACCCCGCCCGCGGGGCTGCCGGAGGGCTGGGTCGGCAACGCCGACCCGTCCGCGGTCACCCGGGTCATCCGGGCCCAGCCCTTCGCGACGCCGCCGTTCCCGCGCTCGCCGCGGACCGCGGCCGCCGCCGTGTCCGTGACGGTGCTCGGCGCCACCGCCGTCCTCACCTCGGTGGGAGGCTCCGTCCCGGCCGGGGTCACCGCGGCCCTGACGACCACGGGCACCGGCTCGATGCGCGCCGTCCCGGAGGGCGAGAACGTCCAGCTCGTCTCGGCCTCGGCTCCGTCGGCGATGAACTCGACGCTCGGCTCGGCCGTCGGCCGGGCGAACGAGGCGTTCCCCGCGGTCTTCGACCGTGCGGACGCCGCCGGGATCGCGGCGAACAACCTCGCCCTCGCGCGCGCCGCGGAGCAGAAGGCCGCCGCGGAGAAGCTCGCCCGGACGAAGGCGGCGCAGGCCCGCTCGGCGCTCTCGACGCAGCCCGCCCGCGCCGCCGGCTCCGGCTCCGGCTCCGGGGACGTCTCCGCCCCGGCCGCCTCGACCGGCTCCGGCCTGGGCGCCAAGGCCCTCGCGCTGGCCACCGGAAAGCTCGGCAAGCCCTACGTGTGGGGTGCCGCCGGGCCGAACTCGTTCGACTGCTCCGGTCTCGTCCAGTGGGCGTTCAGCCAGGTCGGCAAGAGTCTGCCGCACTCCTCCAACGCGCAGTCCCAGCTGGGCACGCCGGTCGACCAGGCCAATCTGCAGCCCGGCGACCTGGTGTTCTTCTACTCCCCGGTCAGCCACGTCGGCATCTACGCGGGTAACGGCAAGATCCTCAACGCCAGCACCTCCGGGGAGCCGGTGAAGTACTCGGACATGGTGAACATGCCGTTCCACAACGCCGTCCGCCTGTGA
- a CDS encoding TetR/AcrR family transcriptional regulator, whose translation MKPERPRPDPDAPTAGPPRPRDSSATRRSLLAAARELFATDGYDGTTVRAIAERAGVNQALLFRHFGNKEQLFAEAVAGQALDVLHDGPPQEVLRRTLEAMLATGPDDSAESTLFFAALRSQGNTEAARTVRAQLREAYGGALAALVATDDPADAELRADLTLAWLLGIALLRRVIHSDALTAAEPETVIGHVVRATDALLGPVDSA comes from the coding sequence GTGAAGCCCGAACGGCCCCGCCCCGATCCCGACGCCCCCACGGCGGGCCCTCCGCGGCCGCGGGACTCCTCGGCGACGCGGCGGTCCCTGCTCGCCGCCGCCCGCGAGCTCTTCGCGACCGACGGCTACGACGGCACGACGGTGCGTGCGATCGCCGAGCGAGCCGGGGTGAACCAGGCACTGCTGTTCCGGCACTTCGGCAACAAGGAGCAGCTCTTCGCCGAGGCCGTCGCGGGACAGGCCCTGGACGTGCTGCACGACGGTCCGCCGCAGGAGGTGCTGCGCCGCACGCTGGAGGCGATGCTGGCCACCGGCCCGGACGACTCCGCCGAGTCCACGCTCTTCTTCGCCGCGCTCCGCTCGCAGGGCAACACCGAGGCCGCGCGGACGGTCCGGGCGCAGCTGCGGGAGGCCTACGGCGGCGCCCTCGCCGCTCTCGTGGCCACCGACGACCCCGCAGACGCCGAGCTGCGCGCCGATCTCACGCTGGCCTGGCTGCTCGGGATCGCGTTGCTGCGCAGGGTGATCCACAGCGACGCGCTGACGGCCGCGGAACCGGAGACGGTCATCGGGCACGTCGTCAGGGCCACCGACGCGCTCCTCGGACCGGTTGACAGCGCGTAG
- a CDS encoding ATP-binding protein, translated as MANPLETVEYVHRVWPADPGQLSLIRCQMLSWLEPLGMTPDRNDDVVLAVGEAVENVVQHAYPEGGGGDVELTLWTETGALNIEITDHGLWQEPVAPVPDAAPAPGGRGIRMMQHTVETVLVHYDARGSRVLLRVALPSARPEPVEA; from the coding sequence ATGGCGAACCCCCTCGAGACCGTCGAGTACGTCCACCGCGTCTGGCCCGCCGATCCCGGCCAGCTCTCCCTCATCCGGTGCCAGATGTTGAGCTGGCTCGAGCCGCTCGGCATGACCCCGGACCGCAACGACGACGTGGTGCTCGCTGTCGGGGAGGCCGTGGAGAACGTCGTCCAGCACGCCTACCCCGAGGGCGGGGGCGGCGACGTCGAGCTCACGCTTTGGACCGAGACCGGCGCGCTCAACATCGAGATCACGGACCACGGACTGTGGCAGGAGCCGGTCGCGCCCGTCCCGGACGCAGCCCCGGCGCCGGGCGGCCGCGGGATCCGGATGATGCAGCACACCGTCGAGACGGTCCTCGTGCACTACGACGCGCGGGGCAGCCGGGTGCTGCTGCGCGTGGCGCTGCCGAGCGCGCGGCCCGAACCCGTCGAGGCCTGA